Proteins encoded in a region of the Amia ocellicauda isolate fAmiCal2 chromosome 19, fAmiCal2.hap1, whole genome shotgun sequence genome:
- the tmem69 gene encoding transmembrane protein 69 has translation MLSCVLKRYFATTCRSRRWSDLLPLRSGVSACAVRVCLQPGYRPPSLLLARAPGAHLLGARTLHSTGPSHQQRRGRREEEEPPKRELDLLRYDMKRLLEAPRPALILGFSGLLPFVSAPMAMAATQLYLPEVAFAQVAYGACILSFLGGARWGFALPEGSPAKPDWLNLANSVVPALLAWVALLFGDNLTEANLMVIMGLGIALHYDLALLPTYPSWFKAMRTVLTLVATFSLVATLILTSVYPEKRLSAQKK, from the exons atgcTCTCCTGTGTTTTGAAAAGATATTTCGCCACCACTTGCAGG AGCCGGCGCTGGTCAGACCTCCTGCCGCTGCGCTCCGGGGTCTCGGCGTGTGCGGTCCGGGTGTGCCTCCAGCCTGGATACAGACCTCCCTCGCTCCTGCTGGCGAGAGCGCCGGGGGCCCACCTGCTGGGGGCCCGGACCCTCCACTCCACGGGCCCCAGCCATCAGCAGAGACGCGgcaggagggaggaggaggagccgcCGAAGCGCGAGCTGGACCTGCTGCGCTACGACATGAAGCGCCTGCTGGAGGCCCCCCGGCCCGCGCTCATCCTGGGCTTCTCCGGGCTCCTGCCCTTCGTCTCCGCCCCGATGGCTATGGCCGCCACCCAGCTCTACCTCCCCGAGGTCGCCTTCGCCCAGGTGGCTTACGGGGCCTGCATCCTGTCCTTCCTGGGCGGGGCGCGCTGGGGATTCGCGCTCCCCGAGGGCAGCCCGGCCAAGCCCGACTGGCTGAACCTGGCCAACAGCGTGGTGCCCGCCTTGCTAGCCTGGGTGGCGCTGCTGTTCGGGGACAACCTGACCGAGGCGAATCTGATGGTCATCATGGGACTGGGCATCGCCCTGCACTACGACCTGGCCCTGCTGCCCACCTACCCCAGCTGGTTCAAGGCCATGCGGACTGTGCTCACCCTGGTGGCCACCTTCTCCCTGGTTGCCACCCTGATCCTGACAAGTGTCTACCCGGAGAAGCGGCTGAGTGCACAGAAGAAATGA
- the ccdc17 gene encoding coiled-coil domain-containing protein 17, which produces MSALGGFHCRSCNMAFRSPGLLETHRQRFCIGSEIGDPFVLNRGRAEGPWREAGPKRTNTPDFIKLRERGSEPQKARQWEERAGDRDGEIRGSLSDSLALRKLTDEFHKLRLSLEESLPSVPGWVQAEESRVPPREWEYNTRVREVSETHEQHLADIQARNLELEGQREEIRRRLSQLSAKDSGTAHIEAMLLELRAQEERNEWALQQLSEQIQALHGQQGTAAAPVQPGPPSPAPPEVRKDLSVSFEMLSFGDGPLSSQIRALRLAYMQAGGSDPVILAQMHDLQAEAHTLERTGPRAEHRGKKKKKAEPPPRALDSELQAVERENQRLEEDILRLQLQRERQRGEEEAVGLQEMQRDHVRQMAAVQTEIESLRRDLERGRDPPRGRAPPPPVPPPPPLPPPLPHYPPGGLGQPLPPPATERVQPPIGQHLLEPPEALSPAPYDPVAGFVLFYDFVLGLEPTLSMVRLVVGLYSGGQEMGRPTPLPAVYCEVGGGLPYVTTGHPGNIATLSVKQPVPRVHPSPSICLVVELQAAGGFDSYGQEVQRLVSRGWARLDLFDQHNRVQSGWWKVPFRTLPVRPALSTGQLNAVPQVGRAELYLRVVNARDGDMQSLANTDPGTASQYKYPAMVATRPVVHLENPAPRHAAFQPPANRYLSLLPPTDHVDPPPPMEGSNQR; this is translated from the exons ATGTCAGCGCTGGGGGGCTTCCACTGCCGGAGCTGCAACATGGCCTTCCGCTCGCCCGGCCTGCTGGAGACGCACCGGCAGCGCTTCTGCATCGGCAGCGAGATCGGGGACCCCTTCGTCCTGAACCGCGGCCGTGCCGAGGGCCCCTGGAGAGAGGCAGGGCCCAAGAGGACCAACACTCCTGATTTTATAAAG CTGAGGGAGCGGGGGAGCGAGCCGCAGAAGGCGCGGCAATGGGAGGAGAGAGCTGGCGACAGGGACGGGGAGATCCGGGGCAGCCTGTCTGACAGCCTGGCACTGCGGAAGCTGACGGATGAG tttcacaAGCTGAGGCTGTCCCTCGAGGAGAGCCTGCCCTCGGTACCAGGCTGGGTGCAGGCCGAGGAGTCCCGGGTGCCGCCAAGGGAGTGGGAATACAACACTCGGGTCCGAGAGGTGTCCGAGACACATGAGCAGCACCTGGCGGACATCCAGGCCCGCAACCTGGAGCTGGAGGGCCAGAGAGAGG agATCAGGCGGCGTCTGTCCCAGCTGTCGGCCAAGGACAGCGGCACGGCCCACATCGAGGCCATGTTGCTGGAGCTGCGGGCGCAGGAGGAGAGGAACGAGTGGGCCCTGCAGCAGCTCTCGGAGCAGATACAGGCGCTGCACGGCCAGCAGGG CACCGCAGCAGCTCCGGTCCAGCCTGGCCCCCCAAGCCCAGCACCCCCCGAGGTCAGGAAAGACTTGAGTGTCTCCTTTGAGATGCTGTCCTTTGGGGATGGCCCCCTGTCCAGCCAGATAAG GGCTCTGAGGCTGGCCTACATGCAAGCCGGCGGTTCTGACCCAGTGATTCTGGCCCAGATGCACGACCTGCAGGCGGAGGCCCACACTCTGGAGCGGACTGGCCCGAGGGCAGAGCACAGgggcaagaagaagaaga AAGCGGAGCCCCCCCCGCGGGCCCTGGACTCGGAGCTGCAGGCGGTGGAGCGGGAGAACCAGCGCCTGGAGGAGGACATCCTGAGACTGCAGCTGCAGCGCGAGAGACAGCGGGGCGAGGAGG AAGCAGTAGGGCTGCAGGAGATGCAGAGGGATCACGTGCGACAGATGGCGGCGGTGCAGACGGAGATCGAGAGCCTGCGCAGGGACCTGGAGAGAGGCAGGGACCCCCCCCGGGGCCGGGCGCCACCCCCACCCGTCCCTCCGCCACCTCCACTGCCCCCGCCGCTCCCCCATTACCCTCCTGGGGGGCTCGGACAGCCGCTCCCGCCTCCGGCCACG GAGCGAGTCCAGCCCCCGATTGGTCAACACCTGCTGGAGCCCCCCGAGGCCCTGAGCCCTGCACCCTATGACCCCGT GGCGGGCTTCGTGCTATTCTATGACTTCGTCCTGGGGCTGGAGCCCACGCTGAGTATGGTGCGCCTGGTGGTGGGGCTGTACTCGGGGGGGCAGGAGATGGGCAGGCCCACGCCGCTGCCAGCTGTGTACTGCGAGGTCGGGGGGGGCCTGCCCTACGTCACCACCGGCCACCCTGGAAACATCGCCACGCTGTCGGTCAAACAGCCAGTGCCCAG GGTGCACCCGTCGCCCTCTATCTGCCTGGTGGTGGAGCTGCAGGCGGCGGGCGGCTTCGACTCCTACGGCCAGGAGGTCCAGCGGCTGGTGTCGCGGGGCTGGGCCCGGCTGGACCTCTTCGATCAGCACAACCGGGTCCAGAGCGGCTGGTGGAAGGTCCCGTTCCGCACCCTGCCCGTGCGGCCGGCCCTCAGCACCGGGCAGCTCAACGCAGTCCCCCAG GTGGGCCGTGCGGAGCTGTACCTGCGGGTGGTCAACGCCCGGGACGGGGATATGCAGTCCTTGGCCAACACTGATCCGGGCACTGCCAGCCAGTACAAGTACCCAGCCATG GTGGCGACCCGCCCCGTGGTCCACCTGGAGAACCCGGCCCCTCGCCACGCCGCTTTTCAGCCCCCAGCCAATCGCTACCTTTCCCTGCTTCCTCCCACTGATCACGTGGACCCTCCTCCCCCCATGGAGGGATCCAATCAGaggtga
- the gpbp1l1 gene encoding vasculin-like protein 1, protein MAQHDFVPAWLNFSTPQPAKSPSATFEKHGEHFPRGDGRPGVSRRRHNSSDGFFNNGPLRAPAGDGWQQPSLLRHDSVDSGVSKGGHGGLVGGQGWKDSTSWHGAPRGQEAVTSQHHHHHHNHHHGRHQKRGGGDRDRDRDRDRAGGHRHRNGSFHPRKGPPFQDKPGTDGREERKESKEDKLKFVEEDFPSLNPEATGKAVGQPRAVGTPFGVWENPPSAKQAVSKMLVIKKVSKEDPCAAFSAGFAATGPLPANGNKVPITGPSVYKNLVPKPAAAPTKTGPWKPNGRETKSGLHFSGRDSAFTSPVSVTKALAPASSAPHTAPKETPSSTTPPIDITPPRLKLMRRGTDRKSEFLRALKDERNGEGPACCSPGASGEVEDGTPEPKEYGEGLCHQNGVSLSLSDSDTEHLSSSLEAEHRLLKAMGWQEYPENDDNFLPLTEDEMKEFQVKTEQLRKNSFGRNGMLVKPRGSALQFAPWRSTLDEGSESETSSSQTSDDDDT, encoded by the exons ATGGCGCAGCATGACTTTGTTCCTGCCTGGCTTAACTTCTCGACGCCACAACCCGCCAAG TCCCCTTCGGCCACCTTCGAGAAGCATGGAGAGCACTTTCCCCGCGGAGACGGCCGCCCGGGGGTGAGCCGCCGGCGCCACAACTCCTCCGACGGCTTCTTCAACAACGGCCCCCTGCGAGCCCCGGCAG GGGATGGGTGGCAGCAGCCGTCGCTCCTGCGCCACGACTCGGTGGACTCGGGCGTGTCGAAGGGTGGGCATGGCGGTCTGGTCGGCGGGCAGGGCTGGAAGGACTCGACCAGCTGGCACGGGGCGCCGAGGGGGCAGGAGGCCGTGACCTCtcagcaccaccaccaccaccacaaccaccaccacGGCCGCCACCAGAAACGCGGAGGTGGGGACCGGGAtcgggacagggacagggacagggccGGGGGACACCGGCATCGCAACGGCAGCTTCCACCCCCGCAAGGGCCCCCCGTTCCAGGACAAGCCCGGCACCGACGGCCGCGAGGAGCGCAAGGAGAGCAAGGAGGACAAGCTGAAGTTCGTGGAGGAGGACTTT CCCTCTCTGAACCCAGAAGCAACTGGAAAGGCGGTGGGCCAGCCGCGGGCTGTGGGGACCCCATTCGGAGTGTGGG AGAATCCCCCCAGTGCCAAGCAGGCCGTGTCCAAGATGCTGGTCATCAAGAAGGTTTCGAAAGAAGACCCCTGCGCCGCTTTCTCTGCCGGGTTCGCGGCCACGGGGCCCCTCCCTGCCAACGGCAACAAAGTCCCCATCACTGGACCCAGCGTTTACAAGAACCTGGTGCCCAAGCCAGCAGCCGCCCCTACTAAG ACAGGTCCATGGAAACCCAACGGAAGGGAAACTAAATCGGGTTTACATTTCTCGGGTCGGGATTCTGCCTTCACCAGCCCCGTCTCTGTGACCAAAGCCCTGGCCCCGGCCAGCAGCGCCCCCCACACTGCCCCCAAGGAG ACCCCCTCCAGCACCACCCCGCCCATCGACATCACCCCCCCGCGGCTCAAACTGATGCGCCGGGGCACGGACCGCAAGAGCGAGTTCCTGCGGGCGCTGAAGGACGAGAGGAACGGAGAGGGGCCGGCCTGCTGCAGCCCCGGAGCCTCGGGAGAG GTCGAGGATGGCACTCCCGAGCCCAAGGAGTACGGCGAGGGACTCTGCCACCAGAACGGCGTGTCTCTGTCCCTCAGTGACTCGGACACCGAGCACCTGTCCAGCTCTCTGGAAGCCGAACACAG GTTGCTGAAGGCCATGGGCTGGCAGGAGTACCCGGAGAATGATGACAACTTCCTGCCGCTGACGGAGGACGAGATGAAAGAGTTCCAGGTCAAGACCGAGCAG CTGAGGAAGAACAGCTTCGGCAGGAACGGCATGCTGGTGAAGCCGCGCGGCTCGGCGCTGCAGTTCGCTCCCTGGAGAAGCACTTTGGACGAGGGCTCGGAGTCGGAGACGAGCAGCAGCCAGACCTCCGATGACGACGACACCTAA